In the genome of Takifugu rubripes chromosome 18, fTakRub1.2, whole genome shotgun sequence, one region contains:
- the dcp1b gene encoding mRNA-decapping enzyme 1B isoform X2 → MSAKGLDISLAALQRQDPYIKNIVDVASQVALYTFNNRANEWEKTEVEGALFVYTRLSMKNLTEPITKDLDFQLQHPFLLYRNARFVIHGIWFYDKEDCRRIAQRMKTLTQLEQALAQPQVKCLSHEGGGGEAKTVDIIKMLTNARTDYEKAQPTPEPKEISGSNVLCRNPNLIKPIPVKPNTQDSDYAEPRGLSLATLFGFQKDQQSARPDPVSPLATPLEASSPGLVRPPAARTLTYDDALNPNREVGNAATARSPGRGQAAVTGAQALREVGGNVVAGLVQSSGATQHQRDQDEPQQHCPAIQKLMQGQRAVGGGVGVLQTVSESPENRLCDNGAPVEHHPHPLVPPHHHHHQHHQQQLQLDPIKSLFQTPLVFPSSTLLPSAALLSCSTSSLQPGVTCQPIALDSVPPSLFQAQQRHQSSFEPSRPPTESQHNRLALTLEDKGWPAQIPGVVSPHELLQKLRLVQHEQRESPSDPLRPSPGLAPRFAGPTQGLAERPTPDRSTTAPREKPERQIPMIPATPGPNPLLSPNVFTQAKTCPGLTGAATGRSLLFPKLPVQPEVPVLSRSQLQATLLSLIKSDSSFLDTIYEAYISRFANSTSSKY, encoded by the exons ATGTCCGCCAAAGGACTCGACATAAGTCTGGCTGCCCTACAGCGACAAGATCCTTACATCAAAAACATTGTTGATGTGGCCAGTCAAGTCGCTCTGTATACATTTAACAACAGGGCTAATGAGTGG GAGAAGACTGAAGTTGAAGGTGCACTCTTCGTGTACACCAG ACTCAGCATGAAGAACCTGACAGAGCCAATCACCAAAGACCTGGACTTCCAGCTCCAGCACCCTTTTCTGCTGTACCGCAATGCACGCT TTGTTATCCATGGGATTTGGTTCTATGATAAGGAGGACTGTCGGCGCATTGCCCAGAGAATGAAGAC GCTGACCCAACTGGAGCAGGCTCTTGCTCAGCCCCAGGTCAAGTGTTTGTCCCACGAAGGGGGGGGTGGTGAGGCAAAGACAGTGGACATCATTAAAATGTTGACCAACGCACGGACGGATTATGAAAAG gcCCAGCCCACACCAGAACCGAAGGAGATCAGTGGCAGCAATGTCCTCTGCAGGAACCCCAACCTGATCAAGCCGATCCCTGTGAAACCAAACACTCAG GACAGTGATTATGCTGAACCCAGGGGCCTCTCCCTGGCCACACTTTTTGGTTTCCAAAAAGATCAGCAGTCAGCCAGACCTGACCCGGTCTCTCCCCTGGCCACCCCTCTGGAGGCGTCGTCACCGGGACTCGTTCGGCCGCCTGCAGCCCGTACGCTGACCTACGACGATGCTTTAAATCCCAACAGAGAAGTAGGAAACGCAGCTACCGCGCGGTCTCCGGGTCGAGGACAAGCAGCCGTAACTGGAGCACAGGCGCTTCGGGAAGTCGGTGGAAACGTGGTTGCGGGCTTGGTTCAAAGTTCCGGTGCCACTCAGCATCAGCGAGATCAAGACGAGCCACAGCAGCACTGCCCAGCCATCCAGAAGCTCATGCAGGGACAGAGAGCCGTCGGTGGCGGCGTAGGAGTACTTCAGACTGTGTCCGAGTCCCCGGAGAATAGGCTGTGTGACAATGGGGCTCCCGTGGAgcatcacccccacccccttgtCCCccctcaccatcaccatcaccagcaccaccagcagcaactGCAACTTGACCCCATAAAGAGCCTCTTCCAAACCCCGCTCGTCTtcccctcctctaccctcctcccctcagctgctctgctgagctgctccacgTCTTCCCTGCAGCCGGGCGTCACCTGCCAGCCCATCGCGCTGGATTCCGTGCCGCCTTCTCTTTTTCAAGCGCAGCAACGTCACCAGTCGAGCTTCGAACCTTCCAGACCTCCAACAGAGTCACAGCACAACCGATTGGCTTTAACTCTAGAGGATAAAG GTTGGCCCGCTCAGATTCCCGGCGTTGTTTCACCTCATGAGCTCCTGCAGAAGCTGCGACTCGTCCAGCACGAGCAAAGAGAAAGCCCCAGCGACCCCCTCCGGCCAAGCCCAGGACTGGCGCCCCGATTTGCGGGCCCAACTCAGGGTCTTGCTGAACGGCCCACCCCAGACCGGAGCACAACAGCTCCCAGGGAAAAGCCAGAGAGACAGATTCCA ATGATACCAGCCACCCCGGGCCCAAACCCGCTTCTCTCTCCAAACGTGTTTACCCAAGCAAAGACCTGCCCGGGGTTAACAGGAGCGGCCACAGGGCGTTCACTGCTTTTCCCCAAACTCCCAGTGCAGCCAGAGGTGCCAGTTCTGTCTAGAAGCCAGCTTCAAGCCACGCTCCTCAGTCTGATCAAG AGTGACAGCTCGTTCCTGGACACCATCTACGAGGCCTACATCAGCCGATTCGctaacagcaccagcagcaagTACTGA
- the dcp1b gene encoding mRNA-decapping enzyme 1B isoform X1 → MSAKGLDISLAALQRQDPYIKNIVDVASQVALYTFNNRANEWEKTEVEGALFVYTRLASPRHGFTIMNRLSMKNLTEPITKDLDFQLQHPFLLYRNARFVIHGIWFYDKEDCRRIAQRMKTLTQLEQALAQPQVKCLSHEGGGGEAKTVDIIKMLTNARTDYEKAQPTPEPKEISGSNVLCRNPNLIKPIPVKPNTQDSDYAEPRGLSLATLFGFQKDQQSARPDPVSPLATPLEASSPGLVRPPAARTLTYDDALNPNREVGNAATARSPGRGQAAVTGAQALREVGGNVVAGLVQSSGATQHQRDQDEPQQHCPAIQKLMQGQRAVGGGVGVLQTVSESPENRLCDNGAPVEHHPHPLVPPHHHHHQHHQQQLQLDPIKSLFQTPLVFPSSTLLPSAALLSCSTSSLQPGVTCQPIALDSVPPSLFQAQQRHQSSFEPSRPPTESQHNRLALTLEDKGWPAQIPGVVSPHELLQKLRLVQHEQRESPSDPLRPSPGLAPRFAGPTQGLAERPTPDRSTTAPREKPERQIPMIPATPGPNPLLSPNVFTQAKTCPGLTGAATGRSLLFPKLPVQPEVPVLSRSQLQATLLSLIKSDSSFLDTIYEAYISRFANSTSSKY, encoded by the exons ATGTCCGCCAAAGGACTCGACATAAGTCTGGCTGCCCTACAGCGACAAGATCCTTACATCAAAAACATTGTTGATGTGGCCAGTCAAGTCGCTCTGTATACATTTAACAACAGGGCTAATGAGTGG GAGAAGACTGAAGTTGAAGGTGCACTCTTCGTGTACACCAG ATTGGCATCTCCCAGACATGGTTTCACCATTATGAACAGACTCAGCATGAAGAACCTGACAGAGCCAATCACCAAAGACCTGGACTTCCAGCTCCAGCACCCTTTTCTGCTGTACCGCAATGCACGCT TTGTTATCCATGGGATTTGGTTCTATGATAAGGAGGACTGTCGGCGCATTGCCCAGAGAATGAAGAC GCTGACCCAACTGGAGCAGGCTCTTGCTCAGCCCCAGGTCAAGTGTTTGTCCCACGAAGGGGGGGGTGGTGAGGCAAAGACAGTGGACATCATTAAAATGTTGACCAACGCACGGACGGATTATGAAAAG gcCCAGCCCACACCAGAACCGAAGGAGATCAGTGGCAGCAATGTCCTCTGCAGGAACCCCAACCTGATCAAGCCGATCCCTGTGAAACCAAACACTCAG GACAGTGATTATGCTGAACCCAGGGGCCTCTCCCTGGCCACACTTTTTGGTTTCCAAAAAGATCAGCAGTCAGCCAGACCTGACCCGGTCTCTCCCCTGGCCACCCCTCTGGAGGCGTCGTCACCGGGACTCGTTCGGCCGCCTGCAGCCCGTACGCTGACCTACGACGATGCTTTAAATCCCAACAGAGAAGTAGGAAACGCAGCTACCGCGCGGTCTCCGGGTCGAGGACAAGCAGCCGTAACTGGAGCACAGGCGCTTCGGGAAGTCGGTGGAAACGTGGTTGCGGGCTTGGTTCAAAGTTCCGGTGCCACTCAGCATCAGCGAGATCAAGACGAGCCACAGCAGCACTGCCCAGCCATCCAGAAGCTCATGCAGGGACAGAGAGCCGTCGGTGGCGGCGTAGGAGTACTTCAGACTGTGTCCGAGTCCCCGGAGAATAGGCTGTGTGACAATGGGGCTCCCGTGGAgcatcacccccacccccttgtCCCccctcaccatcaccatcaccagcaccaccagcagcaactGCAACTTGACCCCATAAAGAGCCTCTTCCAAACCCCGCTCGTCTtcccctcctctaccctcctcccctcagctgctctgctgagctgctccacgTCTTCCCTGCAGCCGGGCGTCACCTGCCAGCCCATCGCGCTGGATTCCGTGCCGCCTTCTCTTTTTCAAGCGCAGCAACGTCACCAGTCGAGCTTCGAACCTTCCAGACCTCCAACAGAGTCACAGCACAACCGATTGGCTTTAACTCTAGAGGATAAAG GTTGGCCCGCTCAGATTCCCGGCGTTGTTTCACCTCATGAGCTCCTGCAGAAGCTGCGACTCGTCCAGCACGAGCAAAGAGAAAGCCCCAGCGACCCCCTCCGGCCAAGCCCAGGACTGGCGCCCCGATTTGCGGGCCCAACTCAGGGTCTTGCTGAACGGCCCACCCCAGACCGGAGCACAACAGCTCCCAGGGAAAAGCCAGAGAGACAGATTCCA ATGATACCAGCCACCCCGGGCCCAAACCCGCTTCTCTCTCCAAACGTGTTTACCCAAGCAAAGACCTGCCCGGGGTTAACAGGAGCGGCCACAGGGCGTTCACTGCTTTTCCCCAAACTCCCAGTGCAGCCAGAGGTGCCAGTTCTGTCTAGAAGCCAGCTTCAAGCCACGCTCCTCAGTCTGATCAAG AGTGACAGCTCGTTCCTGGACACCATCTACGAGGCCTACATCAGCCGATTCGctaacagcaccagcagcaagTACTGA